In the genome of Candidatus Rokuibacteriota bacterium, one region contains:
- the rpsO gene encoding 30S ribosomal protein S15: MPVSVNQKKVLIEQFRLHEGDTGSPEVQIAILSERIQSLSEHFKIHQKDHHSRRGLLMLIGKRRGLLEYLRKKDAERYRALTEKLGIRR, translated from the coding sequence TCAACCAGAAGAAGGTCCTCATCGAGCAGTTCAGGCTCCATGAGGGGGATACGGGGTCGCCAGAAGTTCAGATCGCCATCCTATCGGAGCGGATTCAGAGCCTCTCCGAACACTTTAAAATCCACCAGAAGGACCATCACTCCCGGCGCGGCCTGCTCATGCTGATCGGGAAGCGACGCGGGCTCCTCGAGTACCTGCGCAAGAAGGACGCTGAGCGGTACCGCGCCTTGACAGAGAAGCTCGGAATCCGCCGGTGA